The Planctomycetia bacterium genome contains the following window.
GATGTAATCGATCAGCGGCGGGTCGGCCACTCCCAACCGAGCTTCGAACGTCTGCTCGGTCAAACCCGCGAAGTATCGCTCAAGCGTCGTCGTTCGACGGCTGGGATACATAATCTGCGACCTCCTCCCAGGGCGGCGGAGTGACGGATCGCTACGCCGGGTTCGCCATCACCTCGCGGCGCGGCCACCGGGCCAGCGAGGCGGATCCGAGGCAATCTGGTCTGTCGAGGGGCGCGACAGGCGGGTGCAAGGCGCGCCAGGCTCGACGCGCCTCCAATGGCAACTATATGCTGGTTTTTCGGCGCGGGTCAAGGGAAACCGCCTTGCGCGTAAATCGGCCCAGGTAGATCGCCAACTTCAGTCGCGGGCAAAAAAAGCCTGCGGAAGGACACTCCCGATGTTGGAATTCAGTGGAGAGGAACGCTTCGAGCAGGATGCGGACCGTGTATTTGCGGTCGTCACCGACCTGGGGCTGCTGGCGCAGAACATTCCTGACCTCGTTTCCTACGAATTGGTCAGCGACCAAAGGCTCAAATGCGTCGTCCGCCCTGGTTTTTCGTTTCTGCGGATGACCATGAAGACGGAGATCGACCTGATCGGGGATCCGCCGGCACGTGCGGCAGACCTGCGCATCCGGTCTCAAGGCATTGGAGCGTCCATGGAGATCGAATCCCGACTCCAGGTGGCGGAGGCGGCCCCCGGTTCGGTTCTCAGTTGGACCGCCCGTGTCGTAAAGACCTCTGGCCTGGTGGCCACGATTAGTCCCGATCTGGTACGCGCGGCCGCCGAACAAGTCATTCGCGACGGCTGGCAACGGGTTCGAGAACGTCTGGCGGCCGGTTAGCCTTGGAAAGCCAGCGCCAAGGCAAGTGAAAACCGTCGAAACCGCACGCAAATTCCTTGTAAACTCCAGCACCGCCCGGTAGAGTAAAAACCTGCGGGAAAGTTGGGAAGTCTTGGTGCCCAGCGGATTTGCGCCCATCCGACGCGGCCGCCCAGCGCTTCGATGAAGCCCCCGCCAGGTAGTTCATCAGGTTGTCGATCCCCCAGGATGTGTTGCCATGCGAAAGAGTCTCCGGGTCGGGAGAATGCGCCGACGGTTTGTGGCCGCGGCAGGCTTGGGCTGTGCATTGTCGTTCACATTGCCCGCGCGAGCGGCGGATGTCACCTGGCAAGGTGACGTGACGCTGAACTGGGCGACGAATGCCAACTGGGATACAGCCGCACGCCCGACATTGAACGACGACGCATTGATCGACAACGGCCAGACCGTCAGTGTCATTTCCAATGTCGGCACCGCCGGCAATGTCTTCTTGGGCGGCGGCAGCACGGTTGATATCTCCGCTAGCGGATCGCTGACCGTCGTCACGGATTTCTCCGTGGGCAGCACTTCTGAGTCGCCAGGCACTTTGAGACAGAGTAGTGGCGTCCTCAACGTGCGGCAGTTCTTGAAGATTGGCGACCTCGCCGCTGGCGCGTATTCCATTTCAGGCGGCACGACGAACATCGGCCAAGATGGCGGCGTCGCGGCGCTCATCGCCGGCGCATCGGTCG
Protein-coding sequences here:
- a CDS encoding SRPBCC domain-containing protein, which codes for MLEFSGEERFEQDADRVFAVVTDLGLLAQNIPDLVSYELVSDQRLKCVVRPGFSFLRMTMKTEIDLIGDPPARAADLRIRSQGIGASMEIESRLQVAEAAPGSVLSWTARVVKTSGLVATISPDLVRAAAEQVIRDGWQRVRERLAAG